The Sporosarcina ureae genome includes a region encoding these proteins:
- a CDS encoding alpha/beta hydrolase — protein sequence MKKIRWKKVIVLLVAFFVIFQIAGSFFFYNLAIKRGPKDFLTGNADLKVSAETMDVFLNGDWIDWVEQQEFEEMHMPSRDGVDLTGYYLAAKQPTDKLVILTHGYLGRAKQMGLYGQYYHEELGHNIFMPNARGHGKSGGDYYGFGWPDRLDVMDWTELLVEEMGTQTQVIYHGLSMGAATVLMASGENLPKQVKAIIADSPYQSVYQLFAYQLDRMFHLPAFPLLDNMSLLTSARAGYSLKEADALSAVQRATVPILYIHGNADTFVPTEMTKELYEKTKSDAELFLVDDANHGEAFVMEQEEYKRKVDEFLETLWSTSNLSIDLSR from the coding sequence ATGAAGAAAATTAGATGGAAAAAGGTTATCGTCTTACTAGTTGCTTTCTTCGTCATTTTTCAAATAGCAGGAAGTTTTTTCTTTTACAACTTGGCGATTAAGCGTGGACCGAAAGATTTCCTGACGGGCAATGCAGATTTGAAAGTATCGGCCGAAACTATGGATGTGTTTTTAAATGGAGACTGGATCGATTGGGTAGAACAACAGGAATTTGAAGAAATGCATATGCCATCAAGAGATGGTGTAGATTTGACGGGTTATTACTTAGCTGCTAAACAGCCTACCGACAAATTGGTGATTCTGACACATGGCTATTTAGGGCGTGCCAAACAAATGGGGTTATACGGTCAATATTATCATGAGGAACTCGGCCATAACATTTTCATGCCGAATGCTAGAGGACATGGAAAAAGCGGTGGTGATTATTATGGATTTGGTTGGCCTGATCGTCTAGACGTGATGGATTGGACGGAGTTGCTTGTCGAAGAAATGGGCACTCAGACACAAGTGATCTATCACGGTTTGTCTATGGGTGCTGCAACAGTATTGATGGCGAGCGGTGAAAACTTACCGAAACAAGTGAAAGCAATTATTGCAGATAGTCCGTACCAATCCGTCTATCAGCTCTTTGCTTATCAATTGGATCGAATGTTTCATTTACCAGCCTTTCCTTTACTCGACAATATGAGTTTACTGACGAGTGCCAGAGCAGGATATTCATTGAAGGAAGCGGATGCGTTGAGCGCGGTTCAGCGTGCGACTGTACCGATCTTATATATCCATGGTAATGCGGATACATTCGTGCCGACAGAAATGACAAAAGAGCTGTATGAGAAGACAAAAAGCGATGCAGAATTGTTTTTAGTAGATGATGCCAATCACGGTGAAGCATTCGTGATGGAACAAGAAGAGTATAAGAGAAAGGTGGATGAATTCCTTGAAACACTTTGGTCGACATCGAACCTGTCAATTGACCTCTCTCGCTAA
- a CDS encoding YfhE family protein — translation MSENKQPHKTLTDKNNGLSSAQEVLYAKDYKRADKATEKEENNDKK, via the coding sequence ATGAGTGAAAACAAACAACCACACAAAACACTGACTGATAAGAACAACGGCCTTTCATCCGCTCAGGAAGTGTTGTATGCCAAAGATTACAAACGGGCAGATAAGGCTACCGAGAAAGAAGAAAATAACGATAAGAAGTAA
- a CDS encoding OsmC family protein → MNFHMTEHGFDTETEFGTLHISSNEEKGFRPYQLMVASIAACGGGVMRKVLDKMRVPAEDIAIEVKEVVRSQDDASRLMKIHLHFTVIGSDVTDEKMPRVMELTEKNCSMLQSVIGCIDIVKTYEMGTK, encoded by the coding sequence ATGAATTTTCATATGACAGAACACGGTTTTGACACGGAGACGGAATTCGGCACATTACACATTTCATCAAATGAAGAAAAAGGGTTTCGGCCTTATCAGCTGATGGTTGCATCTATCGCAGCTTGCGGTGGCGGTGTCATGCGTAAAGTCCTTGATAAAATGCGCGTGCCAGCAGAAGACATTGCAATTGAAGTAAAAGAAGTGGTGCGCTCCCAAGATGATGCAAGTCGCCTGATGAAGATCCATCTTCATTTTACTGTTATCGGATCGGACGTTACAGACGAAAAAATGCCACGAGTCATGGAGCTAACAGAGAAAAATTGTTCTATGTTACAATCCGTAATAGGTTGTATTGATATTGTGAAAACGTACGAGATGGGTACGAAATAA
- a CDS encoding S-layer homology domain-containing protein produces the protein MKNKLVGVLAALLIFAATPFQAHAATPFSDVDKHWAKKEIMYLADRNIIGGFPDGTFKPNDPITRAQASSMLIKALKIPLVKNPTVQFKDVSKKSSYYQILATVNEKGIMRGDNGFMRPGEDTSRAHMAAIIRRSFNIPVDHQATFVDVSPAHWSFPDINGIAKKGITGGSEGKYMPTNSVTRSQFSAFLVRALDDSMKLRDYHSYVSVKGKTVEQNGFTYTIAKDKNSTKLFKENKKAGTRSAILDSATMPDNGINRILLMAGYQMVLYNDEIYIPYWNSINAGNKMPANYNLVKLNVNDWSYTIGSIPIDQKFRNMFIWNDRIYYTLEKNKDRVFDSKFDPTTPLDDPLTLYSVTMDGKNKKTLLNFDARVIFDEVEATTKTNQVSQNNKSVAFDLSTMYYFNKTGVYKYNLLDKKTSKVSNVLAKDMEVTATQLLVTDQAGKKHTLKK, from the coding sequence ATGAAGAATAAACTAGTCGGGGTGTTAGCAGCTTTATTGATTTTTGCAGCAACACCATTTCAGGCGCATGCGGCCACACCATTTTCTGACGTAGACAAGCATTGGGCAAAGAAGGAAATCATGTATTTAGCTGACCGTAATATCATTGGAGGGTTTCCAGACGGTACTTTTAAACCAAATGATCCCATTACACGGGCGCAGGCATCTTCCATGCTCATCAAAGCATTGAAAATTCCATTGGTTAAAAATCCTACAGTGCAATTCAAGGACGTCTCGAAAAAGTCTTCCTATTATCAAATTCTTGCAACAGTGAATGAAAAAGGCATCATGCGTGGAGATAACGGCTTCATGCGTCCTGGTGAAGACACTTCACGAGCTCATATGGCTGCGATCATTCGTCGTTCATTTAACATACCTGTCGATCATCAAGCGACATTTGTAGACGTTTCTCCGGCCCATTGGTCATTCCCTGATATTAATGGGATTGCAAAAAAAGGAATCACTGGCGGTTCAGAAGGTAAATACATGCCGACTAACTCCGTGACACGTTCTCAGTTCTCAGCATTTTTAGTGCGTGCATTAGACGACTCTATGAAGTTGCGTGACTACCATTCCTATGTGAGTGTTAAAGGTAAAACGGTTGAACAAAATGGTTTTACTTATACTATTGCAAAAGACAAAAATTCTACTAAGCTATTTAAAGAGAATAAAAAGGCAGGAACACGTTCAGCAATCTTAGATAGCGCGACTATGCCAGATAACGGAATCAACCGAATACTGCTCATGGCGGGCTATCAAATGGTCCTATACAATGATGAAATATATATTCCGTATTGGAACTCGATCAATGCAGGAAATAAAATGCCGGCAAATTATAATCTAGTGAAGTTGAACGTCAATGACTGGAGTTACACGATCGGTAGTATTCCAATCGATCAAAAGTTCCGTAATATGTTCATTTGGAATGATCGGATCTACTATACACTTGAAAAGAATAAAGACCGCGTTTTCGATTCCAAATTTGATCCTACTACACCACTGGATGATCCATTGACGTTGTATTCAGTTACAATGGACGGGAAAAACAAAAAGACCTTATTGAACTTTGACGCGCGTGTTATTTTCGATGAAGTGGAAGCTACTACGAAAACCAATCAAGTCAGTCAAAACAATAAGTCTGTAGCATTCGACCTTTCTACGATGTATTATTTCAACAAAACAGGTGTGTATAAATATAATTTATTAGATAAAAAAACAAGCAAGGTTTCCAACGTTCTTGCGAAAGATATGGAAGTTACCGCTACACAGTTATTGGTGACCGATCAAGCTGGTAAGAAACATACACTTAAGAAATAA
- a CDS encoding PstS family phosphate ABC transporter substrate-binding protein, whose product MIAPIAFAVLLLLALLFFTGMGLLYLLFTGLIHFIPLALSAVILLYVWIVMMIFHFFNTKQRKRSFSIIAGAVIIGAAVWPIMHMYKESISIVNAEVEVHYYEPFTIGQESKLAVLDEAATLELKDELPKIDGATALYPLYAAFVQAVYPTKEYNPYDSEVMVNTTPVAYENLFSGKVDMIFAAAPSDAQMKVAEKQGLELNLTPVGREAFVFFVNQKNPVDHLELKQIQDIYAGKITNWKEVGGKNESIRAFQRPADSGSQTGLERLMGDTPIMDAPKENVAEGMGGIISEVSKYRNYTNAIGYTFRYYSTEMVGNEEIKLLAIDGVEPTKETIRSDEYPIASEFYVITAGTENPNVEKFIEWITSPQGQKLVEIVGYVPVKKP is encoded by the coding sequence ATGATTGCACCCATAGCATTTGCAGTACTTTTATTGCTGGCATTATTATTTTTCACAGGAATGGGATTATTATATTTGTTGTTTACGGGATTGATTCACTTTATTCCGTTAGCACTTAGTGCAGTAATCCTTTTATATGTGTGGATCGTCATGATGATTTTTCATTTCTTCAACACGAAACAACGTAAAAGGTCGTTCAGCATTATTGCTGGAGCAGTGATAATCGGAGCGGCAGTTTGGCCAATCATGCATATGTATAAGGAAAGTATATCTATAGTGAATGCCGAAGTGGAGGTACATTATTATGAACCGTTTACGATTGGACAGGAATCAAAGCTGGCTGTACTTGATGAAGCTGCTACACTCGAACTGAAAGACGAATTACCGAAAATAGATGGTGCTACTGCGCTATATCCGCTATATGCAGCATTTGTTCAGGCAGTCTATCCTACAAAAGAATACAATCCGTATGATAGTGAAGTAATGGTCAATACAACCCCTGTTGCTTATGAGAATTTGTTTTCTGGCAAGGTAGATATGATTTTTGCAGCAGCTCCTTCCGACGCCCAAATGAAAGTGGCAGAAAAACAAGGTCTTGAGCTGAACTTAACACCGGTTGGTCGAGAAGCATTTGTCTTTTTTGTCAATCAAAAGAACCCTGTTGATCATCTAGAATTAAAACAAATCCAAGATATCTATGCAGGGAAAATCACAAATTGGAAAGAAGTTGGAGGCAAAAATGAATCAATTCGAGCATTCCAACGACCGGCAGATAGTGGTAGTCAGACTGGTTTGGAACGGCTGATGGGAGATACTCCAATTATGGATGCTCCAAAAGAAAATGTAGCCGAAGGAATGGGTGGTATCATATCGGAAGTTTCAAAGTATCGAAATTATACGAATGCTATTGGCTATACATTCCGCTATTACTCAACGGAGATGGTGGGCAATGAGGAGATTAAATTGCTTGCAATCGATGGAGTAGAGCCGACGAAAGAAACCATCCGAAGTGATGAATATCCAATTGCCTCTGAGTTTTACGTCATTACAGCAGGCACAGAAAATCCGAATGTGGAAAAATTTATTGAATGGATCACTTCACCGCAAGGACAGAAATTGGTAGAGATCGTCGGTTACGTGCCGGTGAAAAAACCGTGA
- a CDS encoding helix-turn-helix transcriptional regulator, which produces MNQQQLIELISLKLRVIRLEKEYSQQKMADVLGLSKKTLIQIEKARAMASWTAVVAVCALFRDSDVLQAAVGGDPLEVLETIAHDGIDRRIDQSMGGKVWWRELATKGRFRLQKNVISQHFRILDGEHYRWYSSFDENEAWHRLEELSRK; this is translated from the coding sequence GTGAACCAGCAACAATTAATAGAACTGATTTCATTAAAGTTACGGGTGATCCGTTTAGAGAAAGAATATTCCCAACAGAAGATGGCAGATGTTCTAGGGCTTTCTAAAAAGACATTGATCCAAATCGAAAAAGCGAGAGCAATGGCCAGTTGGACAGCTGTTGTCGCTGTCTGTGCATTATTTCGAGATAGTGACGTATTGCAAGCGGCAGTCGGCGGAGATCCACTGGAAGTACTGGAAACAATCGCACATGACGGTATTGATCGTCGGATAGATCAATCGATGGGCGGTAAAGTATGGTGGCGTGAATTGGCAACAAAAGGCCGTTTCCGTTTACAGAAAAACGTAATTAGTCAGCACTTTCGTATTTTGGATGGGGAGCATTATCGTTGGTATAGTTCATTTGATGAAAACGAGGCATGGCATCGGTTGGAGGAACTGAGCCGAAAGTAA
- a CDS encoding sodium-dependent transporter gives MKQREQWTSKIGFILAAAGSAIGLGAIWKFPYMAGTNGGSVFVLLFIICTLLIGLPILLAEFVIGRRGHADAVTSLKNLSTGRSWGWVGWMGLASSFIILSFYSVVGGWILSYLARAFTFTLGGLDYGDLFNTTIANPWEVLLAQALFMALTIFIVQSGIRGGIERASRWIMPLLFLSFIVLAIRSLTLDGAMEGVRFLFVPDWSYFNGTTFLVALGQAFFSLSVGVTAMMTYASYLSKEEKLGQSAFNVSILNIGISILAGLVIFPAVFALGHSPEAGPGLIFVILPAIFNEIPFGSVFLIIFFFLMLFATLTSAIAMLEIVVSTGIRKKHDRRKRASWVFGGLIFLVGIPSALSFGLLSDVSIFGNSIFDFADLLTSRIAMPLGALAVSLFAGFVLTKEDTAEELGMHPALHSLWKVIVRYFAPIAIVVIFFTWVLGM, from the coding sequence ATGAAACAGCGTGAACAATGGACATCCAAGATTGGTTTTATTTTAGCGGCTGCCGGCAGTGCCATCGGTCTAGGTGCAATCTGGAAGTTTCCTTATATGGCTGGTACGAACGGCGGTAGCGTGTTTGTGCTGTTATTTATCATTTGTACATTATTAATCGGTCTACCGATTTTATTAGCTGAATTTGTTATCGGACGAAGAGGACATGCAGATGCTGTGACTTCTTTGAAGAATTTATCCACAGGACGCAGTTGGGGATGGGTCGGATGGATGGGACTTGCCTCTTCTTTCATTATCCTGTCTTTTTACAGTGTTGTCGGGGGTTGGATTTTATCGTATTTAGCTCGAGCCTTTACGTTTACATTAGGTGGGCTGGATTATGGTGATCTGTTTAATACAACAATCGCGAATCCATGGGAAGTATTATTGGCACAAGCATTATTTATGGCACTAACGATCTTCATCGTTCAAAGCGGGATCCGTGGAGGTATTGAACGGGCTAGCCGCTGGATCATGCCTTTATTATTCTTATCATTCATTGTATTGGCGATTCGTTCGCTGACACTAGATGGCGCGATGGAAGGTGTGCGTTTTCTATTCGTACCAGATTGGAGTTATTTTAACGGAACTACATTCCTCGTGGCGTTAGGACAGGCATTCTTTTCGCTGAGTGTCGGTGTGACAGCGATGATGACCTACGCTTCCTATCTTTCAAAAGAAGAGAAGCTTGGACAGTCTGCATTTAATGTCTCGATACTGAACATAGGAATTTCTATCTTAGCGGGACTTGTTATTTTCCCTGCTGTTTTCGCCTTAGGACATTCACCAGAAGCAGGCCCCGGATTGATTTTCGTCATTCTACCGGCTATTTTCAATGAAATTCCGTTCGGCAGTGTGTTTTTAATCATCTTCTTTTTCTTGATGCTGTTTGCCACACTGACTTCTGCTATCGCAATGCTCGAAATCGTAGTTTCTACAGGCATACGCAAGAAGCATGATAGACGAAAACGTGCTTCGTGGGTGTTTGGTGGGCTAATCTTTTTAGTCGGTATTCCAAGTGCATTGTCATTTGGTTTGCTATCTGATGTGAGTATTTTCGGCAATTCCATTTTCGATTTTGCCGATTTGCTGACGAGTAGAATTGCCATGCCGCTCGGGGCACTCGCTGTGTCTCTATTTGCTGGCTTCGTGCTGACAAAAGAAGATACTGCGGAGGAGCTAGGAATGCATCCAGCTCTTCACTCGTTGTGGAAAGTGATTGTGCGCTATTTCGCACCTATTGCGATCGTCGTCATTTTCTTTACTTGGGTTCTAGGTATGTAA
- a CDS encoding GAF domain-containing protein: MYTPIDYSNNLQEKYAQLATQLDALLSGEPNVYANLSNASALLNQFFDRINWVGFYLMDDDELVLGPFQGLPACIRIPLGRGVCGTVAKTKKGLVVPDVNAFPGHIACDAASRSEVVVPLIKDGEVFGVLDIDSPELNRFTEDDLAGLTQVAETLMKHI; this comes from the coding sequence ATGTACACACCTATTGATTATTCAAATAACCTACAAGAGAAATACGCACAACTTGCAACACAGCTAGATGCACTCTTGTCTGGAGAGCCAAATGTATACGCAAACTTAAGCAACGCATCTGCATTACTCAATCAATTCTTCGATCGCATCAACTGGGTTGGTTTTTACTTGATGGATGACGATGAACTCGTGCTCGGCCCGTTCCAGGGATTACCGGCATGTATACGTATACCGCTTGGTAGAGGTGTTTGTGGAACAGTTGCAAAGACGAAAAAAGGTTTAGTCGTACCAGACGTTAACGCATTCCCAGGCCATATCGCATGCGACGCAGCGTCTCGTTCCGAAGTTGTAGTGCCCCTGATTAAAGATGGAGAAGTGTTTGGTGTACTTGACATCGATAGCCCTGAGCTAAATCGCTTCACGGAAGACGACTTAGCGGGATTGACGCAAGTGGCAGAGACGCTTATGAAGCATATCTAA
- a CDS encoding PepSY domain-containing protein: MNQQSEYWMNHWQHPQYRRITMEQANEIARQRVPGEVVKSELEFDDGMLIFEVDIRTAEGYKYEVKIDAVTGEVLKVKLD; this comes from the coding sequence TTGAATCAGCAAAGTGAGTATTGGATGAATCATTGGCAACACCCGCAATATCGTAGGATTACGATGGAACAAGCAAACGAAATTGCGCGACAAAGAGTACCGGGGGAAGTAGTGAAATCAGAATTGGAATTTGATGACGGCATGTTGATATTTGAAGTAGATATCCGCACGGCAGAAGGGTATAAGTATGAAGTCAAAATAGATGCGGTGACGGGTGAGGTACTAAAAGTGAAATTGGATTGA
- a CDS encoding MFS transporter, with amino-acid sequence MTRRQDFSYYTSSKEAQKQLYKRSLLVVIISQIFSGAGLAAGITVGALLIQDMTGNESLAGMPIALSTFGSAFSAYLVGRLSQRYGRRLGLGAGFITGGVGAFGVIFAVMSGSLAVLFIFLFIYGAGTSSNLQARYAGTDLADEKQRATAVSVALVSTTVGAVAGPNLVLPMGHVADFIGIPSLTGVFLLAGVAYVLSGLTFLLFLRPDPLLVAREIELAEQKERIESIEGHVAHQHTANRMGIWIGAIVLVLSHGVMVAIMTMTPVHMQHHGASISGIGLVIGLHIAGMYLPSIFTGVLVDRIGRPIMVIASGVTLALAGILAAYVAGESIFWMSVSLTLLGIGWNFGLISGTAIVIDSTDVLTRAKIQGSIDVFVALAGTVGGLASGIVVAFLGFSMLSFLGTYISLLLIPLIIWMRYKQKTNSAQIA; translated from the coding sequence ATGACGAGACGGCAAGACTTTTCATATTACACATCATCCAAAGAAGCGCAGAAACAATTGTATAAGCGTTCCTTACTTGTCGTGATCATTTCCCAAATATTTAGTGGAGCCGGACTGGCAGCTGGAATTACAGTAGGCGCGCTTTTAATTCAAGACATGACAGGTAATGAAAGTTTAGCCGGCATGCCCATTGCGCTGTCTACTTTCGGTTCAGCATTTTCTGCCTATCTCGTCGGCAGGCTATCCCAACGATATGGTCGTCGCCTTGGCCTCGGTGCAGGCTTTATTACCGGTGGTGTAGGGGCGTTTGGTGTGATCTTTGCTGTAATGTCGGGTAGTCTAGCTGTGTTATTCATCTTTTTGTTTATTTATGGGGCAGGTACATCTTCCAATCTACAAGCCCGCTATGCCGGAACAGATCTCGCCGATGAGAAGCAACGAGCTACTGCGGTCAGTGTCGCTCTTGTTTCAACTACAGTGGGTGCGGTAGCTGGACCCAACCTCGTTTTACCAATGGGGCATGTAGCAGATTTCATCGGTATCCCTTCATTGACCGGTGTATTTCTACTTGCAGGTGTCGCATACGTATTATCGGGGCTAACCTTTTTATTGTTTTTACGACCGGATCCTTTACTTGTTGCCCGTGAGATCGAATTGGCTGAACAGAAAGAGCGTATAGAGTCGATTGAGGGGCATGTGGCTCATCAACATACAGCCAATAGGATGGGGATTTGGATAGGAGCTATCGTGCTCGTACTGTCGCATGGTGTCATGGTCGCTATTATGACGATGACCCCCGTCCATATGCAACATCATGGTGCTTCGATATCTGGTATTGGTTTAGTCATCGGCTTACACATTGCCGGTATGTATTTACCGTCCATTTTTACGGGTGTATTAGTAGATCGGATTGGACGACCGATCATGGTGATTGCTTCGGGTGTGACACTTGCACTCGCAGGTATTCTTGCAGCCTATGTAGCGGGCGAATCGATATTTTGGATGTCCGTATCCCTTACATTACTAGGGATTGGTTGGAATTTCGGATTAATCAGTGGAACAGCTATTGTCATTGACTCTACTGATGTATTGACTCGTGCGAAGATCCAAGGAAGTATCGATGTTTTTGTCGCACTAGCAGGAACAGTGGGGGGACTTGCTTCGGGAATTGTCGTGGCCTTCTTAGGTTTTTCCATGTTGAGTTTTCTCGGAACCTATATTTCCTTACTACTTATTCCGCTCATTATTTGGATGCGTTATAAACAAAAGACTAACTCAGCACAGATCGCCTGA
- a CDS encoding YugN family protein: MIELKTNLPGKKSLFGDACNILIEHDIQMGGNWDFDRGNFDTILNQDGDNTIYLRIPFHVIDGELDEDSAMIEFDVPFIINHVINIGLDDDDSPVLASVGLDQFQTPEDQDGPIVYDEKWVREGEARIAKFSDHPIFIAPLV, translated from the coding sequence ATGATCGAACTAAAAACAAATTTACCAGGAAAAAAATCATTATTTGGAGATGCTTGTAACATTCTCATAGAACACGATATTCAAATGGGAGGCAACTGGGACTTCGACCGCGGAAACTTCGACACTATCTTGAATCAGGACGGTGACAACACGATTTACTTACGAATACCATTTCACGTAATTGACGGTGAACTCGATGAAGATAGTGCCATGATTGAATTTGATGTACCCTTTATTATCAATCATGTAATCAACATTGGATTGGATGATGATGACAGTCCTGTACTGGCCTCTGTCGGACTCGACCAGTTCCAGACACCCGAAGATCAAGACGGTCCTATTGTATACGATGAGAAGTGGGTGCGCGAAGGGGAAGCGCGAATAGCAAAGTTCTCGGATCATCCTATTTTTATCGCTCCGCTAGTATGA
- the mnmH gene encoding tRNA 2-selenouridine(34) synthase MnmH: MVRDITLTDALELQKNHSHTLVDVRSPKEFEEATIPGSINIPIFSNEERAEVGTLYKQVGKQAAMDHGLAIFSKKLPEFIAKFRKIDTQITVFCWRGGMRSKTAMTVLELMGIRSSRISGGIHTYRQWVIAKLQEPIKAKLLVLNGYTGSGKTKILHKLMEDGCPVIDLEGMAGHRGSIFGQIGVQPNNQKKFELLIADKLEKYENEPYIFIEGESKRIGQVHMPELLFEKKGQSPQWIIRLPIKVRVEEILSEYEPEKQPELFLEAFSRIRKRIHQPIAVQIQEDLENGRFTEAVEQLLTHYYDPQYEHSVARFATTGQDVIEAETVQEAYEECLNRYKELMK, from the coding sequence ATGGTACGAGATATTACATTGACAGACGCACTTGAATTACAGAAAAATCACTCACACACATTAGTCGATGTACGCTCTCCGAAAGAGTTTGAGGAAGCAACTATCCCAGGCAGTATCAACATTCCGATCTTTTCGAATGAAGAACGTGCAGAAGTGGGTACACTGTATAAGCAAGTAGGAAAACAAGCAGCAATGGATCATGGTCTGGCTATTTTCTCTAAAAAATTACCCGAATTCATTGCGAAGTTCAGAAAAATCGACACGCAAATCACTGTGTTTTGCTGGCGTGGCGGCATGCGGAGCAAAACGGCAATGACCGTACTAGAATTGATGGGAATCCGCTCAAGCCGAATTAGTGGCGGGATTCATACATATCGCCAGTGGGTTATTGCGAAACTGCAGGAACCCATTAAAGCTAAATTACTTGTACTAAACGGCTATACAGGAAGTGGCAAGACGAAGATTCTTCATAAGCTGATGGAAGATGGTTGTCCGGTCATCGATCTGGAAGGTATGGCAGGCCATCGAGGTTCAATATTCGGACAAATTGGTGTTCAGCCGAACAACCAGAAGAAATTCGAATTGCTAATTGCAGATAAACTGGAAAAGTATGAAAACGAACCGTATATCTTCATAGAAGGTGAAAGCAAACGTATAGGGCAAGTACATATGCCAGAACTACTGTTTGAAAAAAAAGGACAGAGCCCCCAGTGGATTATTAGACTGCCGATCAAAGTGCGTGTCGAAGAAATTCTTTCTGAGTATGAACCGGAAAAACAACCAGAACTGTTTCTAGAAGCATTTTCAAGAATTCGCAAACGTATCCACCAACCCATTGCGGTACAAATCCAGGAAGACCTAGAAAATGGTCGTTTTACAGAAGCTGTAGAACAGCTATTGACTCACTACTACGACCCACAGTATGAACACTCAGTAGCTCGTTTTGCTACAACTGGACAAGACGTTATCGAGGCTGAAACCGTGCAAGAAGCGTATGAAGAATGTTTGAATCGGTATAAAGAGCTGATGAAATAA
- the selD gene encoding selenide, water dikinase SelD: MRNSSVKLTSLSSKGGCGCKIGPADLAEVLRTLPPGLADPNLLVGLDTGDDAGVYKINDTTAIVQTLDFFTPIVNDPYDFGQVAAANAISDVYAMGGIPITALNIVAFPIHTLDRGILTEILRGAADKLKEAGAVLVGGHSIDDQEPKFGMQVTGTVHPDKIRTNAGAKSGDRLILTKPIGVGIMTTSLKNGLLSEDEEIHVTKVMTTLNKTAAEVMDDYSIHASTDVTGFGLLGHASEMATGSGVCLRIDHEKVPVIPRTRELAEAGSVPGGTKNNFAHIEDMVEYPESLDQIGRWILCDAVTSGGLLVAVAGDEAERLHAQLREVGVDAHVIGEVTDEHNGRIIVQ; encoded by the coding sequence ATGCGAAACTCTTCTGTAAAACTCACTTCATTATCTTCAAAAGGAGGTTGTGGTTGTAAAATAGGACCAGCCGATTTAGCTGAAGTTCTACGTACATTGCCTCCTGGCCTTGCGGACCCTAACTTACTTGTCGGATTGGATACAGGCGATGACGCGGGTGTCTATAAGATTAATGATACGACTGCTATCGTACAGACACTAGATTTCTTCACGCCCATTGTCAATGATCCATATGATTTTGGACAAGTGGCGGCGGCGAATGCGATCAGTGACGTCTATGCAATGGGCGGTATACCAATTACAGCATTGAACATCGTCGCATTCCCGATTCATACACTGGATCGTGGTATCTTGACAGAGATCTTGCGCGGAGCCGCTGACAAATTGAAAGAAGCCGGTGCAGTTCTCGTAGGTGGCCACTCCATCGACGATCAGGAACCAAAGTTCGGTATGCAAGTAACTGGAACGGTACATCCTGACAAGATTCGTACAAATGCTGGAGCAAAATCGGGTGATCGTTTGATCCTGACAAAACCGATTGGTGTAGGGATTATGACCACTTCGTTGAAAAATGGATTATTGTCTGAAGATGAAGAAATTCACGTGACAAAAGTGATGACAACACTCAATAAAACAGCGGCTGAAGTAATGGATGATTACAGTATTCATGCTTCAACAGACGTAACAGGATTCGGTTTGCTTGGACATGCTTCTGAAATGGCAACAGGTAGCGGTGTATGCTTACGAATCGATCATGAGAAAGTTCCTGTAATACCACGTACAAGAGAACTGGCGGAAGCTGGTTCGGTTCCGGGCGGTACGAAAAATAACTTTGCGCATATAGAAGATATGGTCGAATATCCAGAATCGCTAGATCAAATCGGCAGATGGATTTTATGTGATGCAGTAACTTCAGGTGGTTTACTTGTAGCAGTTGCTGGAGATGAAGCAGAACGTTTACATGCACAATTACGTGAAGTTGGCGTGGATGCACATGTTATTGGAGAAGTGACCGATGAACATAACGGTCGAATTATCGTGCAGTAA